Proteins from a genomic interval of Meiothermus cerbereus DSM 11376:
- a CDS encoding 2,3-bisphosphoglycerate-independent phosphoglycerate mutase, whose product MDMLPIIAELVQKTPSKILLVVLDGVGGLPLEQGGPTELAAAHTPNLDALAGKSALGLLTPVYPGLAPGSGPGHLSLFGYNPFQYLVGRGALSAIGIGADFQDGDVGVRGNFATLDAQGRVADRRAGRPSDAENVRVVGKLKAAIQEIEGVQVRFYTESEHRFVVILRGEGLGEQVTDTDPQKTGVPPLQAEPKDKSDHKSQRTAQVLNRLSERIREVLADEPQINGALFRGISERPRFPLMSEVYHLTPACIASYPMYKGLASLVGMEVLPVEGVEDAPEGKVKALEQNWERFDFFYLHFKKTDSTGEDGNFGEKVHKIELFDHLLPQLLALKPDVLAITGDHSTPSRMKAHSWHPVPLLLHAPLLRNDPAQRFTEDEAAKGSLGHLRGVELMPLLLAHAGKLQKFGA is encoded by the coding sequence ATGGACATGCTTCCCATCATCGCCGAGTTGGTGCAAAAAACTCCTTCCAAAATCCTGCTGGTCGTTCTGGACGGTGTGGGCGGGCTGCCCCTGGAACAGGGCGGCCCCACCGAGCTGGCTGCGGCCCACACCCCCAACCTCGATGCCCTAGCCGGGAAGAGTGCCTTGGGGCTCTTGACCCCGGTCTACCCCGGCCTGGCCCCTGGCTCCGGCCCCGGCCACCTTTCGCTCTTTGGCTACAACCCCTTCCAGTACCTGGTGGGGCGCGGGGCGCTCTCGGCCATCGGGATTGGGGCCGACTTCCAAGACGGCGACGTGGGGGTGCGCGGCAACTTTGCCACCCTGGACGCCCAGGGCCGGGTAGCAGACCGCCGGGCAGGCCGCCCCAGCGATGCCGAGAATGTGCGGGTGGTGGGCAAGCTAAAAGCTGCCATCCAGGAGATCGAGGGCGTGCAGGTGCGTTTCTATACCGAAAGCGAGCACCGCTTTGTGGTGATTTTGCGGGGGGAGGGGCTGGGCGAGCAGGTGACCGACACCGACCCCCAGAAAACCGGGGTGCCTCCCTTACAGGCCGAGCCCAAAGACAAAAGCGACCACAAGAGCCAGCGCACTGCCCAGGTGCTCAACCGGCTGTCCGAGCGCATCCGCGAGGTGCTGGCCGACGAGCCCCAGATTAATGGCGCTTTGTTCCGGGGCATCTCCGAGCGCCCCCGCTTTCCCTTGATGTCTGAGGTGTACCACCTCACACCGGCCTGCATTGCCAGCTACCCTATGTACAAAGGGCTGGCCAGCCTGGTGGGCATGGAGGTGCTGCCGGTGGAGGGGGTGGAAGACGCCCCGGAGGGCAAGGTGAAAGCCCTAGAGCAAAACTGGGAGCGCTTCGATTTCTTCTACCTGCACTTCAAAAAGACCGACTCCACCGGCGAGGATGGCAACTTCGGCGAGAAAGTACACAAAATAGAGCTTTTTGACCACCTGCTGCCGCAACTGCTGGCCCTGAAGCCCGATGTGCTGGCCATCACCGGCGACCACTCCACCCCCAGCCGGATGAAAGCCCACTCCTGGCATCCGGTACCGCTCTTGCTGCACGCCCCATTGCTGCGCAACGACCCGGCCCAACGCTTCACCGAAGACGAGGCCGCTAAAGGCAGCCTGGGCCACCTGCGCGGGGTGGAGCTGATGCCCTTGCTTCTGGCGCACGCGGGCAAGCTGCAAAAATTCGGTGCGTGA
- a CDS encoding choice-of-anchor Q domain-containing protein: MDARGVSRLQNGSCDIGAVERQP; this comes from the coding sequence ATGGATGCCCGTGGGGTCAGCCGTCTGCAGAACGGTAGCTGCGACATTGGGGCAGTGGAACGCCAGCCTTAG
- a CDS encoding GNAT family N-acetyltransferase, which translates to MELRGPRLLLRPPRPEDAEALFALMSDPELAPFVYWNPHQHLGETYQYLEHLQTKEGFFIIEVGGSPAGVIGLHLDWPNKLGETETWLGRPYWGTGLNTEAKVVLFDFAFGPWDLRRIQAIVHVHNPRSQRALEKLGFQREGLLRRWRWIRGEPWDFYMYSLLPEEWMSSRPPIYY; encoded by the coding sequence ATGGAACTGCGCGGCCCCCGCCTGCTACTCCGCCCCCCACGCCCAGAGGACGCCGAGGCCCTGTTTGCTCTGATGTCCGACCCTGAGCTGGCCCCCTTTGTGTACTGGAACCCCCACCAGCACCTGGGCGAAACCTACCAGTACCTGGAGCATTTGCAGACCAAGGAGGGTTTTTTCATCATCGAGGTCGGGGGCAGCCCAGCGGGCGTGATTGGGCTGCACCTGGACTGGCCCAACAAGCTAGGCGAGACCGAGACCTGGCTGGGGCGGCCCTACTGGGGAACCGGCCTCAACACCGAGGCCAAGGTGGTGCTGTTCGATTTTGCTTTTGGGCCCTGGGATCTGCGCCGTATTCAGGCCATTGTGCATGTGCACAACCCCCGCTCGCAGCGGGCGCTGGAAAAGCTGGGCTTCCAGCGCGAGGGGCTTTTGCGCCGCTGGCGCTGGATTCGCGGGGAGCCCTGGGACTTCTACATGTACAGCCTGCTGCCCGAGGAGTGGATGTCGAGCCGGCCCCCCATCTATTACTAG
- a CDS encoding CarD family transcriptional regulator — protein MSEYRPGDKVVLPPYGVGVVAGIAQRSIAGSDKSYYQVDFPGTRSKAYVPVEAPQTTRLRRALSPDQVGEILALLQEGRLPLPRQWAARHRKTTEILADGDPFRIATLAGQLRAWEFEKGLPDLDRQALRRAMHLLAEEISQVLEITLEEARKLFEESVGESLN, from the coding sequence GTGAGCGAATACCGTCCAGGAGACAAGGTTGTTTTGCCGCCGTATGGTGTAGGTGTGGTGGCGGGGATCGCCCAGCGTTCGATTGCTGGTTCAGACAAATCCTATTATCAGGTGGACTTCCCCGGAACCCGCTCGAAGGCCTACGTGCCCGTAGAAGCACCGCAGACCACCCGTTTGCGTCGGGCCTTGTCGCCGGATCAGGTGGGCGAGATCCTGGCTCTGCTGCAGGAAGGCCGCCTGCCCTTGCCGCGCCAGTGGGCTGCCCGCCATCGCAAGACCACCGAGATTCTGGCCGATGGAGACCCCTTCCGTATTGCAACCCTGGCCGGTCAGCTGCGGGCCTGGGAGTTCGAGAAGGGCCTCCCCGATCTCGACCGCCAGGCCCTGCGCCGGGCCATGCACCTTTTGGCTGAAGAAATTTCCCAGGTGCTTGAAATTACCCTCGAGGAGGCCCGCAAGCTCTTCGAAGAGTCGGTGGGCGAGAGCCTCAACTGA
- a CDS encoding NEW3 domain-containing protein: MLLLLTSLGLAQGFRGLALYTPYPSQSVRLGETVNLPITLKGYNLPPQTVQVRVAELAQGWKASLLGGGRVVSAVYVLPDGEQSLSLRLEPPPNVRPGTYRFRLLAEGSGVRAELPLTLTLGQVLPKRLSLETELPVLKGTPTAGFRYRVTLKNESDQDLLANLEADAPENFRVSFSTAFGGQEVNSLPLKAGESKDLEVQVTPPRQVEAKVYAVTLRALAGETKAELVVNLDITGQVELSLTTPEGRLSGRAYAGRENPIKLVVKNTGSAPAENLELSASEPSGWEVKFEPDKLEKLAPGAESEVTAKIKPSPRAVAGDYMLTLRASAGSAQASADYRVTVQTSTLWGLIGVALIAVAVGAVGFAVSRFGRR, translated from the coding sequence ATGCTGCTGTTGCTGACGAGCCTGGGCCTGGCCCAGGGGTTCCGAGGCCTGGCCCTGTACACGCCCTACCCTTCGCAGAGCGTGCGGCTGGGCGAAACCGTTAACCTACCCATCACCCTCAAGGGCTACAACCTGCCGCCCCAGACCGTACAGGTGCGGGTGGCCGAGCTGGCCCAGGGCTGGAAGGCCAGCCTGCTGGGTGGGGGCCGGGTGGTCAGTGCGGTTTATGTGCTGCCCGACGGGGAGCAGAGCCTTTCCCTGCGGTTAGAGCCACCGCCCAACGTGCGGCCCGGCACCTACCGCTTCAGGCTGCTGGCCGAAGGCAGCGGGGTGCGGGCCGAGCTACCCCTTACACTCACGCTGGGCCAGGTCTTGCCCAAGCGGCTGTCCCTCGAGACCGAGCTTCCGGTGCTCAAGGGCACCCCAACCGCTGGCTTCCGCTACCGCGTAACCCTCAAGAACGAAAGCGATCAGGATCTGCTGGCCAACCTCGAGGCCGATGCCCCCGAAAACTTCCGGGTGAGCTTCAGCACAGCTTTTGGCGGCCAGGAGGTCAACAGCCTGCCCTTGAAGGCTGGCGAGAGCAAGGACCTCGAGGTGCAGGTTACCCCGCCGCGGCAGGTGGAGGCCAAGGTGTATGCCGTCACGCTGCGGGCCCTGGCCGGAGAGACCAAGGCCGAGCTGGTGGTCAACCTGGACATCACCGGACAGGTCGAGCTCAGCCTGACCACCCCCGAGGGGCGGCTTTCCGGGCGGGCCTATGCGGGCCGGGAGAACCCCATCAAGCTGGTGGTTAAAAACACTGGCAGCGCACCCGCGGAAAACCTCGAGCTTTCGGCCAGCGAGCCTTCGGGCTGGGAGGTGAAGTTTGAGCCCGACAAGCTGGAGAAGCTGGCCCCAGGCGCCGAGTCGGAGGTCACGGCAAAAATCAAACCCTCACCCAGGGCGGTGGCGGGCGACTACATGCTCACCCTGCGGGCCTCTGCCGGCAGCGCCCAGGCCTCCGCCGATTACCGGGTGACGGTGCAAACCTCGACCCTGTGGGGGCTAATCGGGGTGGCCTTGATCGCCGTAGCAGTTGGCGCAGTGGGCTTTGCCGTCTCGCGCTTTGGGCGGCGCTAG
- a CDS encoding MFS transporter → MSTTPSKPDTLPLARAAIYLTFFICGLVLAAWVSRIPAIKQHLGLSAGELGLVLAGAPIGLVLAMPLTGWLIARWGSRPVLAGAALGNCTTLPLLALAPSGWTLALALFVFGFTNAATDIAMNAQAVEAEKRYTRPIMSSFHALFSLGGLVGAALGGAAVAIGMAPLPFFVWMALGSGLLMLWAIRHLLEVRPLAGGPRFVWPRGVLLGLGLIVFCTGLGEGAVADWSAVFMKQEVGSSEAVAALGFGAFSLAMVVGRLGGDALIYRFGPVALARSGGLLAALGFVATLTTSRPEVALLGFVMVGLGYCTLFPLVFSAAGRIPGVQPGVALASVATLGYLGFLAGPPAIGLIAEAASLRASFAVVAGLALVITLLAGLLHPKK, encoded by the coding sequence GTGAGCACCACGCCATCTAAGCCCGATACCCTACCCCTGGCCCGGGCCGCCATCTACCTGACTTTTTTTATTTGCGGCCTGGTGCTGGCCGCCTGGGTTTCGCGCATTCCCGCCATCAAGCAGCACCTGGGCCTTAGCGCCGGCGAGCTGGGCCTAGTGCTGGCAGGAGCCCCCATTGGGTTGGTGCTGGCCATGCCCCTGACCGGCTGGCTGATTGCCCGCTGGGGTAGCCGTCCGGTACTCGCAGGGGCTGCCCTGGGAAACTGCACCACGCTGCCCCTGCTGGCCCTGGCCCCCAGTGGCTGGACACTGGCCCTGGCCCTGTTTGTCTTTGGCTTTACCAATGCCGCCACGGACATCGCCATGAATGCCCAGGCTGTGGAGGCCGAAAAACGTTATACCCGGCCCATTATGTCCAGCTTTCACGCGCTGTTTAGCCTGGGGGGCCTGGTAGGCGCAGCGCTAGGGGGGGCGGCTGTCGCTATTGGGATGGCCCCGCTGCCTTTTTTTGTGTGGATGGCCCTGGGCTCGGGGCTGCTGATGTTGTGGGCAATTCGGCATTTGCTCGAGGTTCGACCGCTTGCGGGTGGGCCGCGCTTTGTCTGGCCCAGAGGGGTGCTTTTAGGCCTGGGGCTAATTGTGTTTTGCACCGGCCTGGGCGAAGGCGCAGTCGCCGACTGGAGCGCAGTATTCATGAAGCAAGAAGTTGGCTCCAGCGAAGCAGTGGCCGCGCTGGGCTTTGGGGCGTTTTCGCTGGCGATGGTGGTCGGTCGCCTGGGCGGCGATGCCCTCATTTATCGGTTTGGGCCGGTGGCCCTGGCCCGCTCGGGTGGCCTGCTGGCTGCGCTGGGCTTTGTTGCAACCCTCACGACCAGCCGCCCCGAGGTTGCCCTGCTGGGCTTTGTGATGGTGGGGCTGGGCTACTGCACGCTCTTTCCACTGGTTTTCAGCGCCGCCGGAAGGATACCGGGGGTGCAACCGGGGGTGGCCCTGGCCTCGGTGGCTACGCTGGGCTACCTGGGCTTTCTGGCCGGGCCACCCGCCATCGGCCTTATCGCCGAAGCCGCCTCACTGCGGGCATCTTTTGCGGTGGTGGCAGGGCTAGCGCTGGTGATTACCCTGCTGGCCGGGTTGCTGCACCCCAAAAAATAA
- a CDS encoding ABC transporter ATP-binding protein, whose product MVIETQGLTKRYGKVVAVDNLELRIEAGEVYGLLGPNGSGKTTTILMLLGLTEPSAGNVRVLGLDPAREPLSLKRQVGYLPDSVGFYGEMTAWENLAYIARLNGLPKALIQRRIEQVLERMGLAEVAQRPVSAFSRGMRQRLGLAEVLLKEPKVVILDEPTLGLDPEAAQEFLQMIRGLKAEGITVLLSSHLLHQVQAICDRVGLFHKGKLVLEGRVEELAQRVLGGAYRIRLEATPLEGLAEQLQALPEVSRVQADAQGLRLEARQDIRPQVARAVLEAGAALQSLLLERPSLDEVYARYFQEVRHAA is encoded by the coding sequence ATGGTCATCGAAACCCAAGGTCTGACCAAACGCTACGGCAAGGTGGTGGCGGTAGATAACCTCGAGCTGCGCATCGAGGCGGGCGAAGTATATGGCCTTCTGGGCCCCAACGGCTCGGGCAAAACCACCACCATCCTGATGCTCTTAGGCCTTACCGAGCCCAGCGCAGGCAACGTGCGGGTGCTGGGCCTCGACCCGGCCCGCGAACCGCTCTCGCTCAAACGGCAGGTGGGCTACCTGCCCGACTCGGTGGGCTTTTATGGCGAAATGACGGCCTGGGAGAACCTGGCCTACATCGCTCGCCTGAATGGATTGCCCAAAGCCCTGATCCAGCGCCGCATCGAGCAGGTGCTGGAGCGTATGGGCCTGGCCGAGGTGGCCCAGCGCCCGGTAAGTGCCTTTTCCCGGGGCATGCGCCAGCGGTTGGGGCTGGCCGAGGTGCTGTTAAAAGAGCCCAAGGTGGTCATCCTGGACGAGCCCACCCTGGGCCTGGACCCCGAGGCGGCGCAGGAGTTTTTGCAGATGATTCGGGGCCTGAAGGCCGAGGGGATTACGGTGCTGCTCTCCTCGCACCTGCTGCACCAGGTGCAGGCCATCTGCGACCGGGTGGGGCTTTTCCATAAGGGAAAACTGGTGCTGGAAGGGCGGGTAGAAGAGCTGGCCCAGCGGGTTTTAGGGGGTGCCTACCGAATTCGGCTCGAGGCCACCCCACTGGAGGGCCTGGCAGAGCAGCTACAGGCCCTGCCCGAAGTAAGTCGGGTGCAAGCCGACGCGCAGGGGCTCCGGCTGGAAGCCCGCCAGGACATCCGGCCCCAGGTGGCTCGGGCTGTGCTCGAGGCCGGAGCCGCCCTCCAGAGCCTCTTGCTGGAGCGGCCCAGCCTGGACGAAGTGTATGCGCGCTACTTCCAGGAGGTGCGCCATGCAGCCTAG
- a CDS encoding Hsp20/alpha crystallin family protein, which translates to MLDIVRNVPVQTMPLRSWNLSSVNDVFSEFDRLWNEVTASFGSPLPTSAYPYDLYETGDSLVLEMAVPGLRKDDLEVRLEGNQLTIRGTYPQAQGTEERRYWSRGLPRGSFVQSFTLPASVEVDRIQAIITDGLLRLTLPKVEQARVRKIAITSA; encoded by the coding sequence ATGCTGGACATTGTTCGGAACGTACCTGTTCAGACCATGCCTCTGCGGAGCTGGAATCTCTCGAGCGTAAATGATGTCTTTAGTGAGTTTGACCGGCTCTGGAACGAGGTAACGGCTTCTTTTGGCAGCCCATTGCCCACCAGTGCCTATCCCTACGACCTTTACGAAACCGGGGACAGCCTGGTGCTGGAGATGGCGGTGCCGGGCCTGCGTAAGGACGACCTCGAGGTTCGCCTGGAGGGCAATCAACTAACCATTCGCGGCACCTACCCGCAAGCCCAGGGCACCGAGGAACGTCGCTACTGGTCGCGGGGTCTGCCGCGTGGCAGCTTTGTGCAAAGCTTTACCTTGCCCGCCTCGGTAGAGGTAGACAGGATCCAGGCCATCATCACCGATGGTCTTCTGCGTCTGACCCTGCCCAAAGTTGAGCAGGCCCGGGTACGCAAGATTGCCATTACCTCTGCCTAG
- a CDS encoding TetR/AcrR family transcriptional regulator, translating to MGLCFLVHFVAVTVEARTAPKREAILEATIRVLRNRGLSGLKVEEVAREAEVGKGTVYLYFRDKQDLLKALVEHHTFSYYQKVEEEVNRDGSFRERLAEVLRLRVAWVEEWRGLWAAVAREAQPEDTTGWLRGMHEHYQRLLEKLVQEGKARGEVRLELDTCLTAASIAALACNPQLEFPREAYLEHLLEVLLKGVAL from the coding sequence ATGGGCCTTTGTTTTCTGGTACACTTTGTAGCCGTGACCGTGGAGGCTCGGACTGCCCCCAAACGCGAAGCGATCCTCGAGGCAACCATCCGAGTTTTAAGGAATCGGGGGTTGTCGGGCCTAAAAGTCGAGGAAGTAGCCAGGGAAGCCGAAGTCGGCAAAGGCACGGTTTATCTTTATTTCCGGGATAAACAAGACCTGCTGAAGGCGTTGGTGGAACACCATACTTTCTCCTACTACCAAAAAGTAGAGGAAGAGGTGAACCGGGATGGCTCTTTCCGCGAACGTCTGGCCGAGGTGCTGCGGCTTCGCGTGGCCTGGGTTGAGGAGTGGCGCGGTTTGTGGGCAGCAGTGGCCCGGGAGGCCCAGCCCGAGGACACCACCGGGTGGCTTAGGGGCATGCACGAGCACTACCAGCGCTTGCTGGAAAAGCTTGTACAGGAAGGCAAGGCCAGGGGTGAGGTGCGGCTCGAGCTCGACACCTGCCTGACTGCCGCCAGCATTGCCGCCCTGGCCTGTAACCCGCAGCTCGAGTTTCCACGGGAAGCCTACCTCGAGCACCTGCTCGAGGTGTTACTGAAAGGAGTGGCGTTGTGA
- a CDS encoding ABC transporter permease: MQPSSSRPKREGSPWTGLWAVFFKEMADQLSSTRMRILEVLILLSAVGAIYAGAQTLRQTISEDPFLLLRVFTAAQDPLPSFVAFLSFFLPLAAIALGFDAINGEYSRNTLSRILAQPIYRDALLWGKFLAGLATLALILLALFLLVVGLGLIFLGVPPSSEEVARALLFLLATLAYTGVWLGIALVASVLFRSAATSALAAIAVWLFFALFWGIIAQLLAQAVAPFDPFDPQSELRQTEALLAFSRLSPNTLYAEAIQALLNPGVRSLGPVLISQLEGALLGAPLPLGQSFLLAWPQLTGLIALTLLLFALAYVLFQRREVRA, encoded by the coding sequence ATGCAGCCTAGCTCGAGCCGGCCCAAGCGTGAGGGCTCCCCCTGGACGGGGCTGTGGGCGGTCTTCTTCAAGGAGATGGCCGACCAGCTGAGCAGCACCCGGATGCGCATCCTGGAGGTGCTGATCCTGCTCTCGGCCGTGGGTGCCATCTATGCCGGGGCCCAGACCCTGCGCCAGACCATCAGCGAAGACCCCTTCCTGTTGCTGCGGGTGTTTACCGCCGCTCAGGATCCCTTACCCTCGTTCGTGGCCTTTTTGAGCTTTTTCCTGCCCTTGGCGGCCATCGCCTTGGGTTTCGACGCCATCAACGGCGAGTACAGCCGCAACACCCTTTCGCGCATCCTGGCCCAGCCCATCTACCGCGACGCCCTGCTGTGGGGCAAGTTTTTAGCGGGACTGGCCACCTTAGCCCTGATTCTGCTGGCCTTGTTTTTGCTGGTGGTGGGCCTGGGCCTGATTTTCCTGGGCGTACCACCCAGCAGCGAGGAGGTGGCGCGGGCCTTGCTCTTCTTGCTGGCCACCCTGGCCTATACCGGAGTCTGGCTGGGGATTGCCCTGGTGGCCTCGGTACTCTTTCGCAGTGCGGCCACCTCGGCCCTAGCGGCCATTGCAGTCTGGCTTTTTTTCGCCCTGTTCTGGGGCATCATCGCCCAGCTTCTGGCCCAGGCCGTGGCCCCCTTCGACCCCTTCGACCCCCAGAGCGAGCTGCGCCAGACCGAGGCCTTGCTGGCTTTCTCGCGCCTCTCGCCCAACACCCTGTACGCCGAGGCCATCCAGGCCTTGCTGAACCCGGGGGTGCGCAGCCTGGGGCCGGTGCTCATCAGCCAGCTCGAGGGGGCCTTGCTGGGGGCACCCCTCCCCCTAGGGCAGAGCTTCCTGCTGGCCTGGCCTCAGCTTACCGGTCTGATCGCCCTCACCTTGCTACTTTTTGCACTGGCCTACGTGCTCTTCCAGCGGCGGGAGGTGCGGGCCTAG
- a CDS encoding metal-binding protein — MPSGRVHEAINLSALGLATAAYWVYQQDLEVSQPTLVAFMGSYLLGTFLITPDLDLAEQQVRAKGRWGWLGWFWVPYGWMFAHRGLSHTWVVGPLTRILYLGAMGVVVYWLFTAISSYLGLNINLQAQLKAPSQEILWALVLGYYASQWLHLIADGIWPDSGRLLRGRRRR, encoded by the coding sequence GTGCCGTCGGGTCGCGTTCACGAAGCCATTAACCTAAGCGCGCTGGGGCTGGCAACCGCCGCCTACTGGGTTTACCAGCAAGACCTCGAGGTTTCCCAGCCCACCCTGGTAGCCTTTATGGGCAGTTATTTGCTGGGCACTTTTCTCATCACCCCCGACCTGGATCTGGCCGAGCAACAGGTACGGGCCAAAGGGCGCTGGGGCTGGCTGGGCTGGTTCTGGGTGCCCTACGGCTGGATGTTTGCCCACCGGGGGCTCTCACATACCTGGGTGGTGGGCCCCCTGACCCGGATTCTGTATCTGGGCGCAATGGGCGTGGTGGTGTACTGGCTGTTCACGGCCATCTCGAGCTATCTGGGGCTAAACATCAACCTGCAAGCCCAGCTCAAAGCACCCTCCCAGGAAATCCTCTGGGCGCTGGTGCTGGGGTATTATGCCTCGCAATGGCTGCACCTCATCGCCGATGGAATCTGGCCCGACTCGGGCCGCTTGTTGCGCGGCAGGCGCCGCCGCTAA
- a CDS encoding cupin domain-containing protein: MSEAKFWVEHLGLAPHLEGGFYRQTYLSPESIAHPHLPPRYSGQRPFSSAIYFLLEHPDFSAFHRLQSDEVWHFYTGASLSLWLISPQGALSRLRLGPDPSQGHCFQAVVPAGCWFAASLDTPETFALVGCTMAPAFDFADFELARREELARQFPQHRALIEKLTRTAGP; the protein is encoded by the coding sequence ATGTCTGAGGCCAAATTCTGGGTGGAACACCTGGGGCTAGCGCCGCACCTCGAGGGTGGCTTCTACCGCCAGACCTACCTCTCCCCCGAGTCCATTGCACATCCTCACCTGCCTCCGCGCTACAGCGGCCAGCGGCCTTTTTCCAGCGCCATCTACTTTTTGCTGGAACACCCCGACTTCTCGGCCTTTCACCGGCTGCAAAGCGACGAAGTCTGGCATTTTTACACCGGCGCCTCCCTCAGCCTGTGGCTTATATCGCCGCAAGGAGCGCTCTCGCGCCTGCGCCTGGGCCCCGATCCCAGCCAGGGGCACTGCTTCCAGGCTGTGGTTCCTGCCGGTTGCTGGTTTGCCGCCAGCTTGGATACCCCCGAGACCTTTGCGCTGGTGGGCTGCACCATGGCCCCCGCCTTCGACTTTGCCGACTTTGAACTGGCCCGGCGCGAGGAACTGGCCCGCCAATTCCCACAGCATCGCGCCCTCATCGAAAAACTGACCCGCACCGCGGGGCCATAG